The genomic region GACagactgcagacagacagactaccCCGGGACAGTTACAGCGGTGATGCCCTCTATGAACTTTTTGCAACAGATGAGAGTCTCGTCAGTCCACATTatgaaaacacatcaaaactTCCTGGTTCCAAACAATGCGAATATTTAACTGATTTGGTTAATGTGACCGATTCTGCCTTTGTTCCAGAATTGGATCGGTTACAAATAAGTCCAGAACTGTATGAAGTTAATGACCTTCGAGAGAGTAGTAACTCCTCAGATTTGGCACAAAACCTGGGTGGTCGACAGGAAATCAGCTTGAATGCTGAAAgtaatttaaattcaaaaccAAATTTTTCaagcaacaaaaataatgtagaatcaggtgtgtttggtGAGAAGGGAAATATGCTTGGTTCCACGGAAAAGAGGACACCACTCTTTAATTCTGACTGTGAAAAAAGCCACAGCAGCATAACATTCGGAAACGCATCAGAACCtgattttgaaacattttgtgaaCCCAAAGAGCAAGACCTTGAGGAAAACAAGCCTGTGGCATTGCCCTACAGAAATATCAGTCCTCAGTCTCCTGATTGCAACGATTTGGATGATGGGCAAACTGTTTGTTTCTCCCAAGCACTTGAGGACTATACGAAACACTCTCAGATGCTGAGCAACTTGCACAACAGTGTTGATGATTTGGGTACAAACTCTGCCTTCACTCCAAATATGGAGGCCTTACCTACCATAGTTACATTTGATGTAGTAGATATGCATAATGAGGGTGAATATGATGAACACATTCACATGGAACTGGAAGAGGACATTTCATCGCCCTATCAGGAGTTTGAAGAAAGCTACCTACAAAAAGATGCATTTGCTGAATTTGACTGTCAAATGTTAGACCTGTACGAACAGAATCTGGTCAGTAATACGTGGGCAGTTGCTAGCCTCCCAAGGCACCTTGGCCTAAGAGTCGGCCAGTCCATGCCTAATCCTCTGTCTCTAGACCGGAGAAGTAGATCTCTTGACACAGAGAGCCTTGAGCAGACCTTGTCTGACACgtacagagaggagagagctgctACTGTTTCATGTCCTCAAACTGAAAATGACCCTGAAAGAGACTCCTCACCACATTACAAAAAGAATGTACATGTGTCTGCATCAGAAGTTAAAGACTGTAGCAGCATGTTGTCCTTATCATGGCAACCAAGGTCAGACATGTCTTTAAACCTTCCTTTGACAAAGGGGGAAATCACTGAAAAATTACAGTGTGTTAGTCAAGCCCATGTTGAACataaaatatattcaaatcCATCCAGCATTGACTTTCCTCATAGTAAATTGCAACGTGTGTCAGAAAGAGTGTCCTGTGATTTACAGAGTACAGAGCTTTACAATAGACAGGGTGAACCTTTGCAATCAGGTTCTTGTTTACCTCATAGCACCTTTGTTTATCCTAGAATGGTAGCGGAGGGATCAGAAGAAGTTACCACTAATTTGCAGTCCTACAGCCCGTGTGGTAAAAGCAGACAAGTGGCAAACAGGGAAGGATTATGTCGCACTCGGAGTCTCTTAAATACAAGTCTGTCAGAAGATGAAATGGCTGTCCCCGTTGAGACAAGGACAGCCAGGGATGTTGTCTGCCCTTTGGCATGCAACAAAATCCCTGAGACAACCTTTAACTAAAAGGGGTATTAATCATGACATTAAAGTCATTCTTCAggctttttgaagtgtggttgcacAAGGTACTGACACATTGTCTGCCCCCCCTGCACCAGGAACCAGCCTCAGACATGGACACTTGCTGTCAGtgaaaaactgatttcagccACCTGCCTAATAAATCACTGTTGGACAGATTTAATCAGCAGGCAAATCaagattcattttaataaactgCTCACTaacctgcaccaaagtctattgagaaaatcattgattttacatcacagcacacaggagttgttgatcaaTATCAgttagttcaaatgtgttcttttgtgatgtgtttaaaatcctttgttaaGATTTATCCAGGTGGCACAGTCCgaccaaacaaagcagcagcagtagatagaccagcagcccctgtgtccccatgagctaaaaacactgatttccgTTTCCAGGCAGAAAGGGCCCTTTAACAGAGAGAAATAGTGGCAAACATACTTATACATATTAAGTATGTTTAAGTATATATAAACCTGTGTCTCTTGTTCATGGTGCAGGGGGAACTATCTGACCTTATACAACCACATTTCCAAAAATTAAATTGATCACGTCTATGTGCCAATGAGTGCTTTAATGTTACATCCAGTGGAGTAACGTTGCTTCCGTTTACCTGTAAAACTTATTCCAGGTTGTGATAGATACACTGTGATAGATGGGACACAAGTTCAAATTTTAGACTATTCTCTAATCATCTGTGCCATCATGCTGTGCCAGCTTTGCTGTCCTGGGAGGTTGAATGggattgt from Solea senegalensis isolate Sse05_10M linkage group LG6, IFAPA_SoseM_1, whole genome shotgun sequence harbors:
- the amer1 gene encoding APC membrane recruitment protein 1, translating into MASCKIDEQHRDTKDLATGSRSLSQCSPEDIIEELQSDVLNATVKSQKSGRFRRTALTFFGVRKSICILPNFFGGRSKNQTKKGITKSKTHDGLSKVSQDDSLGGRLCSVGDCEYHSQRDSSGEAYTCSHSECSQPSTEQKSLTLGRQKKGLRSLFQSFRHHRNHRNSGTHKSEMIPMSSPHCKKQVPVIQDNTNEYVTECLGPEPDVPLADAICNVSIEPECDADAVASDKSDEQECPKSELDDQMEEINLMAVVSSDCEKMSRGHSEPHLKVQMTSEPLLNSEAPSVSSDQLNLIFGDVASLKSFDSLTGCGDIIADQEDDSITESTVSGERSRNGGKRASCYLTYQGGGEEMASPEDVGNECHDVWENNTVEEICCSCSHNHTDMTEELTSSHNMDLMNSNSAQQATGMDTSSITDALTPQSEHQESVPNSDEGYYDSTTPGPDEGQEKTDRLQTDRLPRDSYSGDALYELFATDESLVSPHYENTSKLPGSKQCEYLTDLVNVTDSAFVPELDRLQISPELYEVNDLRESSNSSDLAQNLGGRQEISLNAESNLNSKPNFSSNKNNVESGVFGEKGNMLGSTEKRTPLFNSDCEKSHSSITFGNASEPDFETFCEPKEQDLEENKPVALPYRNISPQSPDCNDLDDGQTVCFSQALEDYTKHSQMLSNLHNSVDDLGTNSAFTPNMEALPTIVTFDVVDMHNEGEYDEHIHMELEEDISSPYQEFEESYLQKDAFAEFDCQMLDLYEQNLVSNTWAVASLPRHLGLRVGQSMPNPLSLDRRSRSLDTESLEQTLSDTYREERAATVSCPQTENDPERDSSPHYKKNVHVSASEVKDCSSMLSLSWQPRSDMSLNLPLTKGEITEKLQCVSQAHVEHKIYSNPSSIDFPHSKLQRVSERVSCDLQSTELYNRQGEPLQSGSCLPHSTFVYPRMVAEGSEEVTTNLQSYSPCGKSRQVANREGLCRTRSLLNTSLSEDEMAVPVETRTARDVVCPLACNKIPETTFN